The following are encoded together in the Naumannella cuiyingiana genome:
- a CDS encoding DNA polymerase III subunit gamma and tau, with the protein MIGQDHVTAPLQRALANNRVNHAYLFSGPRGCGKTTSARILARALNCEKGPAPEPCGVCRSCRDLARGGPGSIDVIEIDAASHGGVDDARDLRERAFFAPVQSRYKIYIVDEAHMVTTAGFNALLKLVEEPPPHVKFIFATTEPDKVIGTIRSRTHHYPFRLVPPKTLSAYLARLCEAEGIAVDSTVLPLVVRAGAGSVRDSLSVLDQLLGGAEDSGVSYAQATALLGYTPDSLLDEIVDAFAAGDGGAVFAGVDKIIEVGQDPRRFAEDLLRRLRDLLVVAQVPDAVASGLIDVAGDQAERLRSQAAALGPGELTRGAEVIARGLTDMRGTTAPRLHLELMCSRILLPGADVDDRGLHARLDRLERRIGMDAGRRSEPQTAAPSGAENARPAGAPEPGSVETPPTEDAGRVNEASPPPAEAPAPRAAEPPAETPAPPAAKTPEPPPAEETPPAQPGALNTAEVRRLWPDVLEEVKRLHRFTWILVSQNAQVAEVLDGTLTLAMPNAGARESFGRGRGEDVLREALVAALGVDLRITTMVDSSAAPAKGGASRPASRPAPPERPAPSADQAPPPRQPSARESSAPPGGGWQGPPPQGEPPPPDDDPWRAAPPTSDRSAAARERIRPTRAGGVASADQPEEEPEPGESDPVEDAGASHSELLSKHLGAELIAEEPVER; encoded by the coding sequence GTGATCGGTCAGGACCATGTCACCGCACCGCTGCAGCGCGCGCTGGCCAACAACCGGGTCAACCACGCCTACCTGTTCTCCGGGCCGCGCGGCTGCGGCAAGACCACCTCGGCCCGGATTCTCGCCCGCGCCCTGAACTGCGAGAAGGGCCCCGCGCCGGAGCCGTGCGGGGTGTGTCGATCGTGCCGGGACCTGGCCCGCGGCGGGCCGGGCTCGATCGATGTGATCGAGATCGACGCGGCGAGCCACGGCGGCGTCGACGACGCCCGCGACCTGCGCGAGCGGGCGTTCTTCGCGCCGGTGCAGAGCCGCTACAAGATCTACATCGTCGACGAGGCCCACATGGTCACCACGGCGGGTTTCAATGCCTTGCTGAAGCTGGTCGAGGAGCCGCCGCCGCACGTCAAGTTCATCTTCGCCACGACCGAGCCGGACAAGGTGATCGGGACGATCCGTTCGCGTACCCATCACTATCCGTTCCGGCTGGTGCCGCCCAAGACGCTGAGCGCCTATCTGGCGAGGCTGTGCGAGGCCGAGGGAATCGCCGTCGACAGCACCGTGTTGCCGCTGGTGGTGCGCGCGGGCGCCGGATCCGTGCGCGACTCGCTCTCGGTTCTTGATCAACTTCTGGGCGGCGCGGAGGATTCCGGAGTCTCGTACGCCCAGGCGACCGCGCTGCTCGGGTACACGCCGGATTCGCTCCTGGACGAGATCGTCGACGCCTTCGCCGCCGGCGACGGCGGGGCGGTCTTCGCCGGGGTGGACAAGATCATCGAGGTCGGCCAGGACCCGCGCCGGTTCGCCGAGGACCTGCTCCGCCGGCTGCGCGACCTGCTGGTGGTGGCGCAGGTGCCCGACGCGGTGGCCAGCGGGCTGATCGATGTCGCCGGCGACCAGGCCGAGCGGCTGCGGTCCCAGGCCGCCGCCCTCGGGCCGGGAGAGCTGACCCGCGGTGCCGAGGTGATCGCCCGCGGACTGACCGACATGCGTGGGACGACCGCGCCGCGCCTGCACCTGGAGCTGATGTGCTCGCGGATCCTGCTCCCCGGGGCCGATGTCGACGACCGCGGCCTGCATGCCCGCCTGGACCGCCTGGAGCGCCGGATCGGGATGGACGCGGGACGCAGGAGCGAGCCGCAGACCGCGGCGCCGTCGGGTGCCGAGAATGCCCGTCCGGCCGGCGCGCCCGAGCCCGGCTCCGTCGAGACCCCGCCGACCGAGGACGCCGGCCGGGTCAACGAGGCGTCACCGCCCCCGGCCGAGGCCCCGGCGCCGCGCGCGGCGGAGCCCCCGGCCGAGACCCCGGCACCGCCCGCGGCGAAGACCCCCGAGCCGCCCCCGGCCGAAGAGACACCACCGGCACAGCCGGGCGCGCTGAACACGGCGGAGGTACGCCGGTTGTGGCCGGACGTGCTCGAAGAGGTCAAGCGCCTGCATCGGTTCACCTGGATCCTGGTCAGCCAGAACGCGCAGGTGGCGGAGGTGCTGGACGGCACCCTGACCCTGGCGATGCCGAATGCCGGCGCCCGGGAGAGCTTCGGGCGCGGCCGCGGCGAGGACGTGCTCCGGGAGGCGCTGGTCGCCGCGCTCGGCGTCGACCTGCGGATCACCACCATGGTCGACTCGTCCGCGGCCCCGGCCAAGGGCGGCGCGTCGCGCCCCGCATCGCGGCCGGCCCCGCCCGAGCGGCCGGCGCCGTCGGCCGACCAGGCCCCGCCCCCGCGGCAACCCTCCGCCCGCGAGTCCAGCGCCCCGCCCGGCGGCGGTTGGCAGGGCCCGCCGCCCCAGGGCGAGCCCCCGCCGCCCGACGACGACCCCTGGCGAGCCGCCCCGCCGACCAGCGATCGCTCCGCCGCGGCCCGGGAGCGGATCCGCCCCACCCGCGCGGGCGGCGTAGCGTCGGCCGACCAGCCCGAGGAGGAGCCCGAGCCGGGCGAATCCGATCCGGTCGAGGACGCGGGCGCCTCGCACAGCGAGCTGTTGTCCAAGCACCTCGGCGCCGAGCTGATCGCGGAGGAGCCCGTCGAGCGCTGA
- the metE gene encoding 5-methyltetrahydropteroyltriglutamate--homocysteine S-methyltransferase: MTDNHKIGAFRATVAGLPRIGPRRELKRALEAYWAGKADADLLAGVSRDLRRAAWRGLLDGGVDALPTNTFSYYDQMLDTAALLGALPRRYAAIDDDRDRYFAAARGTDRLAPLEMTKWFDTNYHYLVPEIADDTDFALHPEAVLDDLALARTVAGDRSGVSLRPVIIGPATFLSLAKPAPGSADPWTRLAELVDLHAELLPKLAAAGASWVQFDEPVLATDLSAGRIDEITAAYRRLAAVADRPAIMVQSYFGDPGPALGPLAASGIDGVGLDLVAGGVPDGVDLSGLTVAAGVIDGRNVWRTDLDAAIATLHELAARSGSLAVSTSCSLLHVPYGLDGEDALDPAVREWLAFGAEKIDEVGTLARALADGPHAVAPRLAEARRAAERRSADPRVRRPEVRERVAAARAGRTGRSDAAERARVQAERLDLPALPTTTIGSFPQTPQIRRARAEYRAGRLDHDAYARVMRGHIAEVIELQSGLGLDVLVHGEPERNDMVQYFGELLDGFAITANGWVQSYGSRCVRPPILWGDVSRPAPMTVEWIGYAQSLTDRPVKGMLTGPVTILAWSFVRDDQLLAEVADQVAVAIREECADLEAAGTVIIQVDEPALRELLPLRRSEQPAYLDWAVGAFRLATSGVADATQIHTHLCYSEFGEVIEAIDGLDADVTSVEAARSGMEVLGDLAGSGFGRAVGPGVYDIHSPRVPETTEMTTLLHRALDVLPAERLWVNPDCGLKTRGEAEVRRALTNLVAAAREVRAR; encoded by the coding sequence ATGACCGACAACCACAAGATTGGCGCCTTTCGCGCGACCGTCGCCGGGCTGCCCCGGATCGGGCCGCGCCGCGAACTGAAGCGGGCGCTGGAGGCCTACTGGGCGGGCAAGGCCGACGCCGACCTGCTCGCCGGAGTTTCCCGCGATCTGCGCCGCGCCGCCTGGCGCGGGTTGCTGGACGGCGGAGTGGATGCGCTGCCCACGAACACGTTCTCCTACTACGACCAGATGCTCGACACCGCGGCGCTGCTGGGGGCGTTGCCGCGACGGTACGCCGCGATCGATGATGATCGCGATCGCTACTTCGCCGCCGCCCGGGGCACTGACCGGCTGGCGCCGCTGGAGATGACCAAGTGGTTCGACACCAACTACCACTACCTGGTGCCCGAGATCGCCGACGACACCGATTTCGCGCTGCATCCCGAGGCGGTGCTGGACGATCTGGCACTCGCGCGCACCGTCGCCGGGGACCGGTCCGGCGTGTCGCTGCGTCCCGTGATCATCGGTCCGGCGACCTTCCTGTCGCTGGCCAAGCCCGCCCCGGGATCGGCCGACCCGTGGACGCGCCTGGCAGAGCTGGTCGACCTCCATGCCGAGCTGTTGCCCAAGCTGGCCGCCGCCGGCGCGTCCTGGGTGCAGTTCGACGAACCGGTCCTCGCGACCGATCTGAGCGCGGGAAGGATCGACGAGATCACGGCCGCGTACCGCCGGCTCGCGGCCGTTGCCGACCGTCCCGCGATCATGGTCCAGAGCTATTTCGGCGACCCCGGTCCCGCGCTCGGGCCGCTTGCCGCGAGCGGCATCGACGGGGTCGGGCTGGACCTGGTCGCGGGCGGCGTACCCGATGGTGTCGATCTGTCCGGGTTGACCGTGGCGGCGGGCGTGATCGACGGCCGCAATGTCTGGCGCACGGACCTGGATGCCGCCATCGCCACGCTGCACGAGCTGGCGGCACGATCCGGCTCGCTCGCCGTCTCCACCTCCTGTTCGCTGCTGCACGTGCCCTACGGCCTCGACGGTGAGGACGCGCTCGACCCCGCCGTGCGGGAGTGGCTCGCCTTCGGCGCCGAGAAGATCGACGAGGTCGGAACCCTCGCGCGGGCGCTGGCCGACGGCCCGCACGCGGTCGCGCCCCGGTTGGCCGAAGCCCGGCGCGCTGCGGAGCGCCGGTCGGCCGATCCGCGGGTCCGGCGCCCGGAGGTGCGCGAGCGCGTCGCCGCCGCCCGCGCGGGCCGCACCGGACGCAGCGATGCCGCCGAACGCGCGCGCGTCCAGGCCGAACGGCTCGACCTTCCCGCGCTGCCCACCACGACGATCGGGTCCTTCCCGCAGACGCCGCAGATCCGGCGCGCGCGGGCCGAGTACCGCGCCGGGCGGCTCGATCACGACGCCTATGCCCGGGTGATGCGCGGGCACATCGCCGAGGTGATCGAGCTGCAGTCCGGGCTCGGGCTCGACGTGCTGGTGCACGGCGAACCGGAGCGCAACGACATGGTGCAGTACTTCGGCGAGCTGCTCGACGGCTTCGCCATCACGGCGAACGGCTGGGTGCAGTCCTACGGCAGCCGTTGCGTGCGACCGCCGATCCTGTGGGGCGACGTGTCGCGGCCGGCACCGATGACGGTGGAGTGGATCGGGTACGCCCAGTCGCTCACCGACCGGCCCGTCAAGGGCATGCTGACGGGCCCGGTGACGATCCTTGCCTGGTCGTTCGTCCGCGATGATCAACTCCTCGCCGAGGTCGCCGACCAGGTCGCGGTGGCGATCCGCGAGGAGTGCGCGGACCTGGAGGCCGCCGGCACGGTGATCATCCAGGTCGACGAGCCGGCACTGCGCGAGCTGTTGCCGCTGCGCCGGTCCGAGCAGCCGGCCTACCTCGACTGGGCGGTCGGGGCGTTCCGGCTGGCGACCTCCGGGGTGGCCGACGCGACCCAGATCCACACCCATCTGTGTTACTCGGAGTTCGGCGAGGTGATCGAGGCGATCGACGGCCTCGATGCCGACGTGACCTCCGTCGAGGCGGCGCGCTCGGGCATGGAGGTGCTCGGGGATCTGGCCGGTTCGGGCTTCGGGCGGGCGGTCGGGCCGGGCGTCTACGACATCCACTCGCCCCGCGTACCGGAGACGACCGAGATGACCACGCTGCTGCACCGCGCGTTGGACGTCCTGCCCGCCGAGCGGTTGTGGGTGAACCCGGATTGCGGGCTGAAGACCCGTGGCGAGGCGGAGGTACGCCGCGCGCTGACGAATCTGGTCGCGGCGGCCCGGGAGGTCCGGGCGCGGTGA
- a CDS encoding DUF418 domain-containing protein encodes MSRPPTAAGPARSTPVAERALAPDLARGAMLLLIALANTPWFLYATRPGAVQMHPTPGSVADSIVQAVIITTTDGRAYPMFAFLFAYGIGQLYARQTASGTPPKQARRLLRVRHLWMIVIGAAHAFLLWAGDIIGVYGLVGLVLVPLFFGRKDATIKVWLIILFVFGAIMSVLSLLSGAFAPAGAGPPGNPMAEARIGISDPDYLSSALARITGYVFTLPMMAFLLLSIPTAFLCGILASRHRILDEPGRHLPLLRRVAVIGVGVGWLGGAATAAEHLGGPSVAHGWAYFVPQFYTGVFAGIGYAAAFGLAAHAIARRRRPAGAPVVAMVALGRRSLSGYLAQSIMFAPLLSAWGLGLGARLSSWSMAFVAIAGWLVTLGLAYLTERAGLRGPAEVGLRRLVYRPRRRVEAGAPSA; translated from the coding sequence ATGTCCCGACCGCCCACCGCCGCGGGGCCCGCCCGTTCGACGCCCGTCGCCGAGCGCGCGCTCGCGCCGGACCTGGCGCGCGGGGCCATGCTGCTGCTGATCGCGCTGGCGAACACGCCCTGGTTCCTGTACGCGACGCGGCCGGGCGCTGTCCAGATGCATCCGACACCGGGCAGTGTCGCGGACTCGATCGTCCAGGCGGTGATCATCACGACGACCGACGGCCGGGCGTACCCGATGTTCGCGTTCCTGTTCGCCTACGGCATCGGCCAGCTCTACGCCCGGCAGACCGCCTCCGGCACGCCGCCGAAGCAGGCCCGCCGCCTGCTGCGCGTCCGCCACCTCTGGATGATCGTCATCGGCGCGGCGCACGCCTTCCTGCTCTGGGCGGGCGACATCATCGGCGTCTACGGCCTCGTCGGCCTGGTCCTGGTGCCGCTGTTCTTCGGGCGCAAGGACGCCACGATCAAGGTCTGGTTGATCATCTTGTTCGTCTTCGGCGCGATCATGAGTGTGCTGTCGCTGCTCAGTGGGGCATTCGCCCCGGCCGGGGCCGGGCCCCCGGGCAATCCGATGGCCGAGGCGCGGATCGGGATCAGCGACCCGGACTATCTCAGCTCGGCGCTCGCTCGGATCACGGGCTATGTGTTCACCCTCCCGATGATGGCCTTCTTGTTGTTGTCGATCCCGACCGCGTTCCTGTGCGGGATCCTCGCCTCCCGGCACCGGATCCTGGACGAGCCCGGGCGGCACCTGCCGCTGCTGCGCCGGGTCGCCGTGATCGGGGTCGGCGTCGGCTGGCTCGGCGGCGCCGCGACGGCGGCCGAGCACCTCGGCGGTCCGAGCGTGGCGCATGGCTGGGCATACTTCGTGCCGCAGTTCTACACGGGCGTCTTCGCCGGAATCGGGTACGCCGCGGCGTTCGGGCTGGCCGCCCACGCGATCGCCCGGCGCCGCCGGCCCGCAGGCGCTCCCGTCGTGGCAATGGTGGCGCTCGGCCGACGCTCACTCAGCGGCTACCTCGCCCAGTCGATCATGTTCGCACCGCTGCTCTCGGCCTGGGGTCTCGGCCTCGGCGCGCGCCTCTCCAGTTGGTCGATGGCGTTCGTCGCCATCGCCGGCTGGCTGGTCACGCTGGGGCTGGCGTACCTGACGGAGCGAGCCGGGCTGCGCGGCCCGGCCGAAGTCGGGCTCCGGCGGCTCGTCTATCGGCCGCGGCGCCGAGTGGAAGCCGGCGCACCGAGCGCCTAG
- a CDS encoding YbaB/EbfC family nucleoid-associated protein translates to MFGEGADMQGLLAQAQAMQQQLAQAQEELASAEVTGSAGGDLVTVTLTGTGEMTAIDIKPEAADPEDTESLGDLIIAAYRDAQAKTQQLAEEKLGPVAGGLGGGPAGGGPAGGGPFGGGLPGLPG, encoded by the coding sequence ATGTTCGGAGAAGGCGCAGACATGCAGGGCCTGCTGGCCCAGGCCCAGGCGATGCAACAACAGCTCGCGCAGGCGCAGGAGGAGCTGGCGAGCGCCGAGGTCACCGGGTCCGCGGGTGGCGATCTCGTCACCGTCACCCTGACCGGCACCGGAGAGATGACCGCGATCGACATCAAGCCCGAGGCCGCCGATCCCGAGGACACCGAGTCGCTCGGCGACCTGATCATCGCCGCCTATCGCGACGCGCAGGCCAAGACCCAGCAGCTTGCCGAGGAGAAGCTCGGCCCGGTGGCCGGCGGTCTCGGCGGGGGCCCCGCCGGCGGCGGACCAGCCGGCGGCGGGCCGTTCGGTGGCGGCCTGCCCGGCCTGCCCGGCTGA
- the recR gene encoding recombination mediator RecR: MYEGPVQDLIDELGRLPGVGPKSAQRIAFHILAADPDDIARLADTLNKVRSSVRYCEVCFNVAEGERCRVCRDPKRDRTVICVVEESKDVVAIERTREFRGTYHVLGGAISPIDGIGPGDLHVRELCQRLADGTVTEVILATDPNLEGEATASYLSRLLLPMGVQVARLASGLPVGGDLEYADEVTLGRAFEGRRYVEV, translated from the coding sequence TTGTACGAGGGACCCGTTCAGGACCTGATCGACGAGCTCGGGCGGCTGCCCGGCGTCGGGCCGAAGAGCGCCCAGCGGATCGCCTTCCATATCCTCGCCGCCGACCCCGACGACATCGCCCGGCTGGCCGACACCCTGAACAAGGTGCGCAGCAGCGTCCGCTACTGCGAGGTCTGCTTCAACGTCGCCGAGGGCGAGCGTTGCCGGGTCTGCCGTGATCCGAAGCGCGACCGCACGGTGATCTGCGTGGTCGAGGAGTCCAAGGACGTCGTCGCGATCGAGCGGACCCGGGAGTTCCGCGGCACCTACCACGTGCTCGGCGGCGCGATCTCGCCGATCGACGGCATCGGCCCCGGCGACCTGCACGTCCGCGAGCTCTGCCAGCGCCTCGCCGACGGCACCGTCACCGAGGTCATCCTCGCCACCGACCCGAATCTCGAGGGCGAGGCCACCGCCAGCTATCTCAGCCGGCTGCTGCTGCCGATGGGCGTGCAGGTCGCCCGACTGGCCAGCGGGCTTCCCGTGGGCGGCGATCTGGAGTACGCCGACGAGGTCACCCTCGGGCGGGCCTTCGAGGGCCGCCGCTACGTCGAGGTCTGA
- a CDS encoding metallophosphoesterase family protein, with the protein MSDDILPPGSPLTVGRRGLLVAGGLGALGAAAIAGATPAEAAPVDLGPSTTRAGKKLQFSGGKFKIIQFNDTQDDHLTDKRTVQTMERIIDDEHPDFVVINGDVITGGPRSLYQVKQALNNVVLPMESRRIPWAVTFGNHDEDSFSASGVDEAEMLDFYRSYDYNLNGPNIDGLTGTSNTHLIIESGQGGAPAYGIWLIDSGRYAPGRIAGQDFTGYPTWDWVRMDQVAWYRDESTRVEQELGRKLRGLLFQHIALWEHRFMWWGGVDTRGSGAAARGKSRHGIVGERNEDECPGPFNSGLFSAILERGDVDGVFVGHDHVNSYLGNYYGVRLGYSPGTGFGTYGLSGSDRNRLRGGRVFDITEDDGDTSWTSEVRFASEFGIDLTANDQPMPAFLLPEEIGSGKVGVQVRLARPEARPGDKVTVRSLITGAGNNATGWVVVFVDGVPQTRIDLAKGRADLEITVPDDASGELGIEVAYGGDKASAATTGTARLRVR; encoded by the coding sequence ATGTCCGATGACATTCTCCCGCCCGGTTCCCCGCTCACCGTCGGCCGCCGCGGCCTGCTCGTCGCCGGTGGTCTCGGCGCCCTCGGCGCGGCCGCCATCGCCGGCGCCACGCCGGCCGAGGCCGCACCGGTCGATCTCGGTCCCTCGACCACTCGTGCCGGCAAGAAGCTCCAGTTCTCCGGTGGCAAGTTCAAGATCATCCAGTTCAACGACACCCAGGATGATCATCTGACCGACAAGCGCACCGTGCAGACGATGGAGCGCATCATCGACGATGAGCATCCCGACTTCGTGGTGATCAACGGTGATGTGATCACCGGCGGCCCGCGCTCGCTCTACCAGGTCAAGCAGGCCTTGAACAATGTCGTGCTGCCGATGGAGTCCCGGCGGATTCCCTGGGCCGTCACCTTCGGTAACCACGACGAGGACTCCTTCAGCGCATCCGGTGTCGACGAGGCGGAGATGCTCGACTTCTACCGCAGCTATGACTACAACCTGAACGGCCCGAACATCGACGGCCTCACCGGTACCTCGAACACGCATCTGATCATCGAATCCGGTCAGGGTGGTGCACCGGCGTACGGCATCTGGTTGATCGATTCCGGCCGCTACGCGCCGGGTCGGATCGCCGGGCAGGACTTCACCGGCTACCCGACCTGGGACTGGGTCCGGATGGATCAGGTGGCCTGGTACCGCGACGAGTCCACGCGGGTGGAGCAAGAGCTCGGCCGCAAGCTCCGCGGCCTGCTCTTCCAGCACATCGCGCTCTGGGAGCACCGCTTCATGTGGTGGGGCGGCGTGGACACCCGCGGATCCGGCGCCGCCGCGCGCGGCAAGTCGCGGCACGGCATCGTCGGCGAGCGCAACGAGGACGAGTGCCCGGGCCCGTTCAACTCCGGCCTGTTCAGCGCCATCCTGGAGCGCGGCGACGTGGACGGCGTCTTCGTCGGCCATGATCACGTCAACAGCTACCTCGGCAACTACTACGGGGTACGCCTCGGCTACTCGCCGGGCACCGGCTTCGGCACCTACGGCCTGTCCGGCTCCGACCGGAACCGCCTGCGCGGCGGCCGCGTCTTCGACATCACCGAGGACGACGGGGACACCTCCTGGACGTCCGAGGTGCGCTTCGCGAGCGAGTTCGGCATCGACCTGACCGCCAACGACCAGCCGATGCCGGCATTCCTGCTGCCCGAGGAGATCGGTTCGGGCAAGGTCGGCGTCCAGGTGCGGCTGGCCCGGCCCGAGGCCCGCCCGGGGGACAAGGTGACCGTGCGCTCCCTGATCACCGGAGCCGGCAACAACGCGACCGGCTGGGTCGTGGTGTTCGTGGACGGCGTTCCGCAGACTCGGATCGACCTGGCCAAGGGCCGCGCGGATCTCGAGATCACCGTGCCCGACGATGCCAGCGGTGAGCTGGGGATCGAGGTCGCCTACGGCGGCGACAAGGCCAGTGCCGCCACGACCGGCACGGCGCGGCTGCGGGTGCGCTGA